From one Equus asinus isolate D_3611 breed Donkey chromosome 5, EquAss-T2T_v2, whole genome shotgun sequence genomic stretch:
- the C5H1orf50 gene encoding uncharacterized protein C1orf50 homolog isoform X1, whose protein sequence is MESDATAGQTEGVQENQGVLSATGRGGGLVELAPTPGGLALVSPYHTHRVGDPLDLVALAEQVQKADEFIRANATNKLTVIAEQIQYLQEQARKVLEDARRDADLHHVACNIIKKPGNIYYLYKRESGQQYFSIISPKEWGTSCPHDFLGAYKLQHDLSWTPYEDIEKQDAKISIMDTLLSQPMALPPRAEPNFQGLTH, encoded by the exons ATGGAGAGTGACGCGACGGCGGGGCAGACAGAGGGCGTCCAGGAAAACCAAGGAGTTCTGTCGGCGACAGGTCGGGGAG GAGGCCTGGTGGAGCTCGCCCCGACCCCCGGCGGCCTGGCCCTGGTGAGCCCCTACCACACCCACCGGGTCGGGGACCCCCTAGACCTCGTGGCGCTCGCAGAGCAGGTGCAGAAG GCTGATGAATTCATCCGAGCAAATGCCACCAACAAGCTCACAGTCATAGCCGAGCAAATCCAATATTTGCAAGAACAAGCCAGGAAG GTTTTGGAAGATGCTCGCAGAGATGCTGACTTGCACCATGTAGCTTGTAATATCATCAAAAAACCTGGCAACATTTACTACCTTTATAAACGGGAGAGTGGTCAGCagtatttttccattatttcGCCAAAG GAATGGGGAACAAGTTGTCCACATGACTTCCTTGGTGCCTACAAGTTACAGCATGACTTGTCCTGGACTCCATATGAGGACATTGAGAAGCAAGATGCTAAAATCAGCATAATGGACACGTTGCTAAGCCAGCCAATGGCCCTGCCTCCACGCGCTGAACCCAACTTCCAGGGACTGACTCACTGA
- the C5H1orf50 gene encoding uncharacterized protein C1orf50 homolog isoform X2: MESDATAGQTEGVQENQGVLSATGGLVELAPTPGGLALVSPYHTHRVGDPLDLVALAEQVQKADEFIRANATNKLTVIAEQIQYLQEQARKVLEDARRDADLHHVACNIIKKPGNIYYLYKRESGQQYFSIISPKEWGTSCPHDFLGAYKLQHDLSWTPYEDIEKQDAKISIMDTLLSQPMALPPRAEPNFQGLTH; encoded by the exons ATGGAGAGTGACGCGACGGCGGGGCAGACAGAGGGCGTCCAGGAAAACCAAGGAGTTCTGTCGGCGACAG GAGGCCTGGTGGAGCTCGCCCCGACCCCCGGCGGCCTGGCCCTGGTGAGCCCCTACCACACCCACCGGGTCGGGGACCCCCTAGACCTCGTGGCGCTCGCAGAGCAGGTGCAGAAG GCTGATGAATTCATCCGAGCAAATGCCACCAACAAGCTCACAGTCATAGCCGAGCAAATCCAATATTTGCAAGAACAAGCCAGGAAG GTTTTGGAAGATGCTCGCAGAGATGCTGACTTGCACCATGTAGCTTGTAATATCATCAAAAAACCTGGCAACATTTACTACCTTTATAAACGGGAGAGTGGTCAGCagtatttttccattatttcGCCAAAG GAATGGGGAACAAGTTGTCCACATGACTTCCTTGGTGCCTACAAGTTACAGCATGACTTGTCCTGGACTCCATATGAGGACATTGAGAAGCAAGATGCTAAAATCAGCATAATGGACACGTTGCTAAGCCAGCCAATGGCCCTGCCTCCACGCGCTGAACCCAACTTCCAGGGACTGACTCACTGA